One Brassica napus cultivar Da-Ae chromosome C2, Da-Ae, whole genome shotgun sequence DNA window includes the following coding sequences:
- the LOC106403767 gene encoding BURP domain protein RD22-like, producing MLTRLPLICFVVSVTAIAADLTPERYWNTALPNTPMPNSLRHLFTPDFTDEKSTDVQVGKGGVNVNAGKGKPGGGTAVNVGKGGVYVDTGKGKGTHVSVSGGKGPGGGVGVHTGKPGKRTDVGVGKGGVIVHTRHKGRPVYVGVTPGPNPFVYNYAASETQLHDDPKAALFFLEKDMVPGKAMNLRFNAEDGYDGKTAFLPRGEAETVPFGSEKFSEILNTFSVKPGSEEAEMMKKTIEECEAKRVGGEEKYCATSLESMVDFSVSKLGKYHVRAVSTEVAEKNAPMQKYKIAAPGIKKLSDDKSVVCHKQKYPFAVFYCHKAMMTSVYAVPLEGENGLRAKAVAVCHKNTSAWNPNHLAFKVLKVKPGTVPVCHFLPETHVVWFSY from the exons atgttGACTCGTCTCCCTTTGATATGTTTTGTTGTTTCAGTCACGGCCATTGCGGCTGACTTAACACCGGAGCGTTATTGGAACACTGCCTTACCAAACACTCCCATGCCAAACTCTCTCCGTCATCTTTTCACGCCAG ATTTCACTGATGAAAAGAGCACCGACGTCCAAGTAGGGAAAGGAGGCGTGAACGTTAACGCCGGAAAAGGTAAACCCGGCGGAGGAACCGCCGTTAACGTTGGAAAAGGAGGAGTGTACGTGGACACAGGCAAGGGCAAGGGAACACACGTGAGCGTTAGCGGCGGAAAGGGTCCCGGAGGAGGCGTTGGAGTCCACACCGGGAAGCCTGGAAAGAGAACCGACGTAGGAGTTGGTAAAGGCGGAGTTATAGTGCACACGCGACACAAGGGCAGGCCGGTCTACGTCGGTGTAACGCCAGGACCAAACCCTTTTGTGTATAACTATGCAGCGAGCGAGACTCAGCTCCACGACGACCCCAAAGCGGCTCTCTTCTTCTTGGAGAAGGACATGGTTCCTGGAAAAGCTATGAACCTCAGGTTTAATGCGGAGGATGGTTACGATGGTAAAACGGCGTTCTTGCCACGTGGGGAGGCGGAAACGGTGCCGTTTGGGTCGGAGAAGTTTTCAGAGATTTTGAATACTTTCTCGGTGAAACCAGGTTCGGAGGAAGCTGAAATGATGAAGAAGACTATTGAGGAGTGTGAAGCGAAAAGAGTTGGGGGAGAGGAGAAGTATTGTGCGACTTCTTTGGAGTCTATGGTCGATTTTAGCGTTTCTAAACTTGGCAAATATCACGTCCGTGCTGTTTCCACTGAG GTGGCTGAGAAGAATGCACCGATGCAAAAGTACAAAATCGCAGCACCCGGAATAAAGAAGCTGTCGGACGACAAGTCAGTGGTGTGTCACAAACAGAAGTACCCATTCGCCGTGTTCTACTGCCACAAGGCGATGATGACGAGCGTTTATGCGGTTCCACTCGAAGGAGAGAACGGTCTGCGGGCTAAAGCGGTTGCGGTATGCCACAAGAACACCTCGGCTTGGAACCCAAACCACTTGGCCTTCAAAGTGCTTAAGGTGAAGCCTGGGACTGTTCCGGTCTGCCATTTCCTCCCTGAGACCCATGTTGTTTGGTTCAGCTATTAG
- the LOC106403778 gene encoding probable E3 ubiquitin-protein ligase RZFP34, with protein sequence MEGVHFNHFVEKPQKTDREKSEMLSPHSRNEETESLTLELESAESLLKEVLDRGLMEHGCPHYRRRCCIRSPCCDEIFGCHHCHNEAKNNISVDPKQSHDIPRQKVEQVICLLCGTEQEVRQTCTNCGVCMGKYFCEACKLYDDDTSKKQYHCDGCGICRIGGHENFFHCYKCGCCYSILLKNSHPCVEGAMHHDCPICFEYLFESRNDVTVLPCGHTIHQKCLEEMREHYQYACPLCSKSVCDMSKVWEKFDVEIAATPMPEPYQNKMVQILCNDCGTKSEVHYHVVAQKCPNCKSYNTRQTRG encoded by the exons ATGGAGGGGGTACATTTCAACCATTTCGTTGAGAAACCCCAGAAGACTGACCGAGAGAAGAGTGAGATGCTCAGCCCTCATTCACGCAATGAAGAAACTGAGTCGTTGACTCTCGAACTCGAGTCGGCAGAGTCATTATTAAAAGAAGTCCTTGACAGAGGACTAATGGAACATGG ATGTCCTCATTACAGAAGAAGGTGTTGCATTAGATCTCCTTGCTGTGATGAGATCTTTGGTTGCCATCACTGTCATAATGAGGCGAAG AACAATATAAGTGTAGATCCGAAACAGAGTCATGATATTCCTCGCCAGAAAGTTGAACAG gTTATTTGCTTACTCTGTGGCACTGAACAAGAG GTTCGCCAAACTTGCACCAACTGCGGAGTGTGCATGGGGAAGTACTTCTGTGAAGCCTGCAAGCTCTACGATGATGAT ACATCTAAAAAACAGTATCACTGCGACGGCTGTGGAATATGCAG AATCGGCGGACATGAAAATTTCTTTCACTGTTACAAGTGTG GCTGTTGTTACTCAATCCTTCTCAAGAACAGCCACCCTTGTGTTGAAGGAGCAATGCATCACGACTGCCCCATTTGTTTTGAG TACCTGTTTGAATCAAGGAACGATGTAACAGTTTTGCCCTGCGGACACACCATCCATCAGAAGTGTTTGGAGGAAATGAGAGAACATTACCA ATACGCGTGCCCGCTTTGCTCAAAATCTGTATGCGACATGTCAAAGGTGTGGGAGAAATTTGACGTGGAGATTGCTGCTACACCAATGCCAGAGCCATACCAGAACAAAATG GTTCAGATCCTCTGCAACGACTGTGGGACAAAATCAGAGGTCCATTACCATGTGGTGGCTCAGAAATGCCCAAACTGCAAATCATACAACACTCGCCAAACCCGAGGCTGA